Proteins from a genomic interval of Treponema brennaborense DSM 12168:
- a CDS encoding polysaccharide deacetylase family protein, with protein sequence MLKLSFSWDDGAPDDLKLVRLCEKYSIPSMLFIPNENQEGRAVLSADTIKAVRSELTAIGAHTQHHTYLTEIPLSDVRTEVVNNKKYLEDILGDSVNDFSFPGGKYNQGIFEAIKDEFKTYRTADTMCSCLNKEVIRPTFHFYPRGKKSLLLNSLRHKDALFPAVLEKISNCDDYFELLRLLIDVCAESKKEFFIHIWGHSWELEQFGLWQELEKMLSWISEHYMPFVYKYPAPYINI encoded by the coding sequence ATGTTAAAACTATCTTTCTCTTGGGATGACGGCGCACCAGACGATTTGAAGTTGGTGCGTTTATGTGAAAAGTATTCCATTCCCTCTATGCTGTTCATTCCGAACGAAAATCAAGAGGGAAGAGCTGTTCTTTCTGCTGATACAATAAAAGCTGTGCGCTCTGAACTGACTGCAATAGGAGCACATACGCAGCATCATACCTATCTTACAGAAATTCCGCTTTCTGATGTTCGGACTGAAGTTGTCAACAACAAAAAATATCTTGAGGATATTTTGGGAGATTCTGTAAACGACTTCAGTTTTCCCGGAGGCAAATACAATCAGGGTATTTTTGAAGCAATAAAAGATGAATTCAAAACATACCGTACTGCCGATACTATGTGTTCTTGTCTGAACAAAGAGGTGATAAGACCGACTTTTCATTTTTATCCTAGAGGAAAGAAAAGTTTACTGCTTAATTCTCTGCGCCATAAAGACGCCTTATTTCCAGCTGTATTAGAAAAAATATCTAATTGTGATGATTATTTTGAGTTGCTGAGACTTCTTATCGATGTTTGTGCAGAATCAAAAAAAGAGTTTTTTATCCATATTTGGGGACATTCATGGGAACTCGAACAGTTCGGCCTGTGGCAGGAATTGGAAAAAATGCTTTCATGGATTTCAGAACACTATATGCCTTTCGTATATAAATATCCTGCTCCGTATATAAACATATAA
- a CDS encoding IS256 family transposase, translating to MENILQWNLEKSTTASADFFENLVRESARKMLAAALESEVDQFIQKHQHKLDADGHRTVVRNGYMPEREIQATCGTIKVRQPRIDDRALPGPERFTSAILPRFMRKTPTLENVIPTLYLKGISTNKFQDALTAIFGEGAKGFSPATITRLKEVWRKEYNEWAHRRLDGKEYVYVWADGVYCNARLDDQKLCLLVIIGVTVDGKKELVAVHQGVRESEESWLEVLRDLKFRGLTAAPKLAICDGALGFQNAVDKVWGQMKIQRCWFHKTGNVLDKMPDCVQPAAKKKLQDIFLADTKQHAQDAYRHFIDTYELKYPKATECLAKDYDDLFRFYDYPAEHWVHIRTSNPIESMFATVRLRHRSTKGNGSADATLAMVFKLCKEAEKNWRRLKGFEKLQLVKEDKTFVDGILQIAA from the coding sequence ATGGAAAATATTTTACAGTGGAATTTGGAAAAAAGCACTACAGCAAGTGCAGATTTTTTTGAAAATCTTGTCCGGGAATCGGCAAGAAAGATGCTCGCGGCGGCATTGGAAAGCGAAGTTGACCAGTTCATCCAGAAACATCAGCATAAGCTGGATGCAGACGGACATAGGACGGTGGTCAGAAACGGCTATATGCCGGAACGTGAAATTCAGGCGACATGCGGAACAATCAAAGTCCGCCAGCCTCGCATTGACGACCGTGCTCTTCCTGGTCCAGAGCGTTTTACAAGTGCGATTCTTCCCAGGTTCATGCGGAAAACACCGACACTTGAGAACGTGATTCCAACGCTGTACCTGAAAGGAATCTCCACAAACAAGTTTCAGGATGCGCTAACGGCGATTTTCGGAGAAGGCGCGAAAGGCTTTTCTCCGGCAACAATAACAAGACTCAAGGAGGTCTGGCGGAAAGAATATAACGAATGGGCACACAGAAGGCTTGACGGAAAAGAATACGTATATGTGTGGGCTGACGGTGTCTACTGCAATGCCCGGCTTGATGACCAGAAACTCTGTCTCCTTGTAATAATTGGAGTTACAGTAGACGGAAAGAAGGAGCTTGTGGCAGTTCATCAGGGAGTGCGTGAAAGTGAGGAATCCTGGCTTGAGGTTCTGCGCGACTTGAAATTCCGCGGACTTACGGCAGCTCCAAAACTTGCAATATGTGACGGAGCGCTTGGATTTCAAAATGCAGTGGATAAAGTCTGGGGTCAGATGAAAATCCAGCGATGCTGGTTTCACAAGACGGGCAATGTGCTGGACAAAATGCCGGACTGCGTTCAGCCGGCGGCTAAAAAGAAACTTCAGGATATTTTTCTTGCAGACACAAAACAGCACGCACAGGATGCCTATCGGCATTTCATTGATACGTATGAGCTGAAATATCCGAAAGCAACGGAGTGCCTTGCAAAAGATTACGATGACCTGTTCAGGTTCTATGATTATCCGGCAGAGCACTGGGTTCATATCAGGACTTCAAACCCGATTGAATCGATGTTCGCAACGGTAAGGCTAAGGCACAGGTCAACTAAAGGAAATGGTTCTGCGGATGCCACGCTCGCAATGGTGTTTAAGCTCTGCAAGGAAGCTGAAAAGAACTGGAGACGGCTCAAAGGTTTTGAAAAGCTCCAGCTGGTCAAAGAAGATAAAACTTTTGTAGATGGAATCTTACAGATTGCAGCCTAA
- a CDS encoding oligosaccharide flippase family protein gives MLKKILIYGIGTFFSKILVFIMIPFYTRVLSPADYGYYDVLLSNMQLIVAIAFMEVWSGIIRFMFDDEDAYSPIKTFISLLPVFALLYVAVFSVFSCFFIIRFPVIAFCYGIAYLFFFVMNSVCRGLGRNIDYVISGAISTTVSYTQKLWMS, from the coding sequence ATGTTAAAAAAAATCCTTATATATGGCATAGGAACTTTTTTCTCAAAAATTCTCGTGTTCATAATGATACCGTTTTACACACGGGTTCTCTCCCCGGCTGATTACGGTTATTATGATGTCCTGCTTTCAAATATGCAGTTGATTGTTGCAATTGCATTCATGGAAGTGTGGTCCGGCATAATACGGTTTATGTTTGATGATGAGGATGCATACAGTCCGATCAAGACATTTATAAGTCTTTTGCCGGTTTTTGCGCTGCTGTATGTAGCGGTATTCTCCGTATTTTCTTGCTTTTTTATTATTCGTTTTCCTGTTATAGCATTCTGTTATGGAATTGCGTATCTGTTCTTTTTTGTTATGAACAGCGTCTGCCGCGGTCTAGGAAGAAATATTGACTATGTAATTTCGGGAGCAATCAGCACTACTGTGAGTTATACTCAAAAGTTGTGGATGAGTTAA
- the nusG gene encoding transcription termination/antitermination protein NusG, giving the protein MTFYCISVRTGMEEKFRQSVLTFVEGDERVLCGRLHILKKRMRLKSGREYFESFFPGYVFLETEESDAAKLRCFSAGKGFLRFLPSSSEVHPLEQSDSEIVRKILQFGSTVGIVPVTFDKGDRIVIMNAPFKDFSGRVVAVNRRNKRLNIEIDFMNGVKVVGLTYEEVRKPDGII; this is encoded by the coding sequence ATGACGTTCTACTGCATATCCGTGCGCACCGGTATGGAGGAAAAGTTCAGACAGAGCGTTCTGACTTTTGTTGAGGGCGATGAGCGCGTTCTGTGCGGCAGGCTTCACATACTGAAAAAGCGTATGAGGCTTAAAAGCGGCAGGGAATACTTCGAGAGTTTTTTTCCGGGGTATGTATTCCTTGAAACGGAGGAGTCTGACGCGGCGAAACTCAGGTGTTTTTCTGCGGGAAAAGGATTCCTGCGGTTTCTGCCTTCGTCAAGCGAAGTGCATCCGCTTGAGCAAAGTGATTCCGAGATTGTGCGGAAGATATTGCAGTTCGGAAGCACAGTCGGAATCGTTCCGGTTACGTTTGATAAGGGCGACCGCATAGTGATTATGAATGCTCCGTTCAAGGATTTTTCCGGGCGTGTTGTTGCGGTAAACCGCCGCAATAAGCGGCTTAATATAGAAATTGACTTTATGAACGGAGTAAAGGTCGTCGGGCTTACATACGAGGAAGTACGGAAGCCGGACGGCATCATTTAA
- a CDS encoding helix-turn-helix domain-containing protein, whose translation MTFWERVEILREEQNTSYRWIAAQMGVSETTVSSMRKAGTEPRAGEAVKIAKALGTTVEFLAGAGEDEYYKKYVLLKSALRELLTTN comes from the coding sequence ATGACGTTTTGGGAAAGGGTAGAAATCTTACGGGAAGAACAGAATACCTCATACAGATGGATTGCCGCGCAGATGGGAGTTTCAGAAACTACCGTTTCCAGCATGAGAAAAGCAGGAACGGAGCCGCGCGCCGGAGAAGCCGTAAAAATTGCTAAAGCGCTCGGGACTACGGTAGAATTCCTTGCCGGCGCAGGTGAAGACGAATACTATAAAAAATACGTTTTGTTAAAATCCGCACTCAGGGAACTTTTAACTACAAACTGA
- a CDS encoding 4-alpha-glucanotransferase has protein sequence MKISNSFKYTSLTGTAVPLGALKTARSCGSGEYPDLIPFTDFCKKAGLGIVQLLPVNDTGTESSPYSALSAFALHPLYVSIDSVPEYAEVPAAEKQLTALHQKHDGNGRFRYRELRNDKTALLRMIFDARRDVITASAETPDAELNGWIKANEWVKEYAVFMELKRTYREASWKEWPQKYRRLSSAQIAKRWNDPALKSAHVFYAWLQMRTAQQFKKAADYAADNGVILKGDIPIMMNEDSADAWAHPEFFDDTLRAGSPPDGPNPVGQNWGFPIYRWDNLAKSGYSWWKQRLVSAAQYYKAYRIDHVLGFFRIWATSERETTAALGHTQPSAPITQAELAAAGFDDDRIRWLSQPHVPTRSIKAVNGGDYLGTHGLLHKLMDRIGTEELWRFKPEIAGDKDIWETPDVPDPVKAKLAEHWRDRTLTQIRPGTYSPLWTYRETSAWKSLSQDEQHRLGTLIADKNARMERLWEAQARTLLGELTGVTDMIACAEDLGANPESLPRVLADLSIMRLCVVRWCRHWEQPGQPFTRFEAYPALSVATSSVHDSSTLRLWWLTESDAHDFFGNFPPDARGSNFTAERNPPAPPGSYTPETARYLLTEIARANSRFCIHPIQDLLGLSRTYYAADPQKERVNIPGSVSEFNWTYRLPVPIETLAQDAALIGAVRQIADAHSAAHGSV, from the coding sequence ATGAAAATTAGTAATAGTTTTAAATACACTTCGCTCACCGGAACAGCCGTTCCGCTCGGCGCTTTAAAAACGGCGCGGAGCTGCGGCTCCGGAGAATATCCTGATCTGATTCCGTTTACGGACTTCTGCAAAAAAGCGGGACTCGGCATCGTGCAATTGCTTCCGGTAAACGACACCGGCACGGAAAGTTCACCGTACAGCGCGCTGTCGGCGTTCGCACTGCATCCGCTGTACGTCAGCATCGATTCCGTCCCCGAATACGCCGAAGTTCCGGCTGCGGAAAAACAGCTTACCGCCCTGCATCAAAAACACGACGGAAACGGGCGATTCCGCTATCGCGAACTGCGGAACGATAAAACGGCGCTGCTGCGTATGATATTCGACGCTCGCCGAGACGTCATTACCGCAAGCGCCGAAACGCCGGACGCCGAACTGAACGGGTGGATCAAGGCGAACGAATGGGTAAAAGAATATGCGGTTTTTATGGAGCTCAAACGCACGTACCGCGAAGCGTCCTGGAAAGAATGGCCGCAAAAATACCGCCGGCTGTCATCCGCACAGATCGCCAAACGATGGAACGATCCGGCGCTCAAATCGGCACACGTGTTTTACGCCTGGCTTCAAATGCGCACCGCGCAGCAATTCAAAAAAGCGGCCGATTATGCGGCGGACAACGGGGTGATTCTGAAAGGCGACATTCCGATCATGATGAACGAAGATTCCGCCGACGCCTGGGCGCATCCCGAGTTTTTCGACGACACGCTGCGCGCAGGTTCGCCGCCTGACGGTCCGAATCCGGTGGGTCAAAACTGGGGATTTCCAATATACCGGTGGGACAATTTGGCAAAATCCGGCTATTCGTGGTGGAAACAGCGACTCGTCAGCGCAGCGCAATATTATAAAGCGTACCGCATCGATCACGTGCTGGGTTTTTTCCGCATTTGGGCAACGAGCGAACGCGAAACGACCGCCGCGCTCGGGCACACGCAGCCTTCCGCGCCGATAACGCAGGCGGAACTTGCCGCCGCAGGCTTCGACGACGACCGGATCCGCTGGCTCAGTCAGCCGCACGTGCCCACGCGTTCCATAAAAGCGGTAAACGGCGGCGATTATTTGGGAACGCACGGACTGCTGCACAAGCTGATGGACCGCATCGGAACGGAAGAACTCTGGCGGTTCAAACCCGAAATTGCCGGCGACAAGGATATTTGGGAAACGCCGGACGTCCCCGATCCGGTAAAAGCGAAACTCGCCGAGCACTGGAGAGATCGTACGCTGACGCAGATTCGCCCCGGAACGTATTCGCCGCTGTGGACGTACCGCGAAACGTCCGCCTGGAAATCGCTGTCTCAGGACGAACAGCACAGACTCGGCACGCTGATCGCGGATAAAAACGCACGGATGGAACGGCTGTGGGAAGCGCAGGCGCGCACCCTGCTGGGCGAACTCACCGGAGTTACGGACATGATAGCCTGTGCCGAAGATCTGGGAGCGAATCCCGAATCGCTGCCGCGCGTTCTTGCGGATCTTTCGATCATGCGGCTGTGCGTCGTGCGCTGGTGCAGACACTGGGAACAGCCGGGGCAGCCGTTCACCCGATTTGAAGCGTATCCCGCGCTGAGCGTCGCAACCTCGTCGGTGCACGACTCCTCCACGCTCAGGCTGTGGTGGCTTACCGAAAGCGACGCGCACGATTTTTTCGGAAATTTTCCGCCCGATGCCCGCGGCTCGAATTTCACTGCCGAACGGAACCCGCCCGCCCCTCCCGGTTCGTACACACCGGAAACGGCGCGCTATCTGCTGACGGAAATCGCCCGGGCGAACAGCCGGTTCTGCATCCATCCGATACAGGACTTGCTCGGCCTGAGCCGAACGTATTACGCCGCCGATCCGCAAAAGGAGCGCGTCAATATTCCCGGCAGCGTATCCGAGTTCAACTGGACGTACCGGCTGCCGGTTCCGATTGAAACGCTCGCACAGGACGCGGCGCTTATCGGCGCCGTCAGACAGATCGCCGACGCTCATTCGGCCGCGCACGGTTCGGTCTGA
- a CDS encoding alpha-amylase family glycosyl hydrolase encodes MDVYVLEERFKTDGVSVNEFHVAKTIRDECGFDGTLFASTGNVILANFKNVRIFAQKINDLIESRSQNHAEAGKKMIKAGQLNAMGLIDEIFHYVCALFRRDANPTAFDELLSSLDEAYGKKSVDALLRSFTDDFPPTAVYNGSTSADDYLAADAVDAATGRTRSNRVATLEELVLLRLANENPAFKPFYLLFDDAKLTRNPLYALSWTHVKQFFKKQPIFGPNGVDLVSMLKEPVVFSPHSLKGQLDYIRTHWESVLGEWLKRLLAGIDMISEEEKPGWAPMSGGAPEMAPYDYGALQKEYERFSPDREWMPRVVLMAKTVLVWLDQLSKQYGRDITRLDQIPDEELDMLAARGFTGLWLIGLWERSHASQRIKQICGNPEAAASAYSLYDYDIAQGLGGWDALDNLRRRLWRRGVRLASDMVPNHTGMDSRWINERPDLFVQTRDCPFPGYTFNGENLSLNDRIGVYLEDHYYRKDDCAVVFKRVDHYTGDVRYIYHGNDGTGMPWNDTAQIDFLNPEAREAVIQEILHVARNFPIIRFDAAMVLAKKHIRRLWYPEPGQGGDIASRSEYAVGRDEFEARIPEEFWREVVDRVASELPDTLLLAEAFWMMEGYFVRTLGMHRVYNSAFMNMLKREDNAKYRATIKNTIEFDPQVLKRFVNFMNNPDEETAVAQFGKDGKYFGVCTLMVTMPGLPMFGHGQIEGFSEKYGMEFTKAYWNETPDENLIARHEREIFPLMKKRYLFAEIENFLFYDVWNDGQVNENVFAYSNRCGTERAVVFYNNVYQQASGWIKHSCPYAVKTGSGENDIRKEVHTIGEALGLLPDPRNYCIFREQRSGLWFIRSALDICSNGLYVHLDGFESQVLMDISQVSDDETGKYRILCDTLGGRGVADMETALREIFLKDLYKAFTDAATSEFFEAIHLSCLPATHLKARKLTAPALKDVLETLKPSALVWFETLDAFIHGNYGASAVLGGRDCGKKIPAEKIWKNVEKRLTAIVRTAEIAQKTAAAQKAAVKKEALLKENAQDDAARKSDTAFTVSLYEGMLERPACPEMLAAFALLYAAKDVLGSKATAGSAADLIELWGLERKLQDLLMNENVPAADSFVPLKTILSVLRVCDIAAAVPLNEAGEATPKAIKAAAGTVADHIVHGKYAPLTAGTNSFDNVLWFNAERMTDTVWYAISVPAFFAAGDVSVSLLAKLSALLSGAQVKAEYRAAAFTELLPLPEKARGAKKTAGNGSKITGRPARTGTAKSDAPSSPAKKPKK; translated from the coding sequence ATGGATGTATACGTATTAGAAGAACGATTTAAAACCGACGGAGTTTCCGTAAATGAATTCCACGTTGCAAAAACGATCCGCGACGAATGCGGATTCGACGGAACCTTATTCGCCTCAACCGGAAACGTCATTCTGGCAAACTTCAAAAACGTCAGGATTTTCGCACAAAAAATCAACGACCTGATAGAATCCCGTTCGCAAAATCACGCGGAAGCCGGCAAAAAAATGATAAAAGCAGGACAGCTCAACGCGATGGGATTAATCGACGAGATTTTCCATTACGTGTGCGCGCTGTTCCGGCGCGACGCGAATCCGACCGCGTTCGACGAACTGCTTTCGTCGCTCGACGAAGCGTACGGAAAAAAATCCGTAGACGCACTGCTGCGCTCCTTTACCGACGATTTTCCGCCGACCGCCGTCTACAACGGCAGCACGTCGGCCGACGACTATCTTGCCGCCGACGCGGTGGACGCAGCCACGGGCCGCACGAGGTCGAACCGTGTCGCAACGCTTGAAGAACTCGTACTGCTGCGCCTTGCCAACGAAAACCCCGCGTTCAAACCGTTTTATCTATTGTTCGACGACGCGAAACTCACGCGGAATCCGCTGTACGCGCTGTCCTGGACGCACGTCAAGCAGTTTTTCAAAAAACAGCCGATATTCGGGCCGAACGGCGTAGACCTCGTTTCGATGCTCAAAGAGCCGGTCGTCTTCAGTCCGCACAGTCTTAAAGGCCAGCTCGACTACATCCGCACGCATTGGGAAAGCGTACTCGGCGAATGGCTCAAACGGCTGCTTGCCGGCATCGATATGATAAGCGAAGAAGAAAAACCCGGCTGGGCGCCGATGAGCGGCGGAGCGCCGGAAATGGCACCGTACGATTACGGTGCGCTGCAAAAAGAATACGAACGGTTCAGTCCCGATCGCGAATGGATGCCCAGAGTCGTCCTCATGGCGAAAACCGTTCTCGTCTGGCTCGACCAGCTTTCCAAGCAATACGGACGAGACATTACGCGCCTCGATCAGATTCCCGATGAAGAACTCGACATGCTCGCCGCGCGCGGATTCACCGGACTGTGGCTCATCGGCCTGTGGGAACGGTCGCACGCGAGCCAGCGCATCAAGCAGATCTGCGGAAACCCCGAAGCCGCCGCAAGCGCATACAGCCTGTACGATTACGACATAGCGCAGGGACTCGGCGGCTGGGACGCGCTTGATAATCTGCGCAGGCGGCTCTGGCGCCGCGGAGTCAGGCTCGCCTCGGACATGGTTCCCAACCACACCGGCATGGATTCGCGCTGGATAAACGAGCGGCCGGACCTGTTCGTGCAGACGAGGGACTGTCCGTTCCCCGGCTACACGTTCAACGGCGAAAATCTGTCTTTGAACGACCGAATCGGCGTGTATCTTGAAGATCATTATTACCGAAAGGACGACTGTGCCGTCGTATTCAAACGCGTCGATCATTACACCGGCGATGTCCGATATATCTATCACGGAAACGACGGCACCGGAATGCCCTGGAACGACACGGCACAGATCGATTTTCTGAACCCTGAAGCCCGCGAAGCGGTCATTCAGGAGATTCTGCACGTCGCACGAAACTTTCCGATCATCAGATTCGACGCGGCGATGGTACTCGCTAAAAAACATATCCGCCGCCTGTGGTATCCGGAACCGGGACAGGGCGGAGATATCGCCAGCCGTTCCGAATACGCCGTCGGTCGCGACGAATTTGAGGCGCGCATTCCCGAAGAATTCTGGCGCGAAGTGGTGGATCGCGTCGCTTCCGAATTACCCGACACATTGCTGCTCGCCGAAGCGTTCTGGATGATGGAAGGTTATTTCGTACGCACGCTCGGTATGCACCGCGTGTACAACAGTGCGTTCATGAACATGCTCAAACGCGAAGACAACGCGAAATACCGCGCCACGATAAAAAATACGATCGAATTCGACCCGCAGGTTTTGAAGCGTTTCGTAAATTTCATGAACAATCCGGACGAAGAAACCGCCGTCGCCCAATTCGGTAAAGACGGCAAATATTTCGGCGTCTGCACGCTGATGGTCACGATGCCCGGCCTGCCCATGTTCGGGCACGGTCAAATCGAAGGCTTCAGCGAAAAATACGGAATGGAATTTACCAAAGCGTATTGGAACGAAACGCCGGACGAAAACCTGATCGCCCGACACGAACGGGAAATTTTCCCGCTCATGAAAAAACGCTATTTGTTCGCCGAAATCGAAAATTTCCTGTTTTACGACGTGTGGAACGACGGGCAGGTTAACGAAAACGTATTCGCTTACTCCAACCGCTGCGGAACGGAACGCGCCGTCGTTTTCTACAACAACGTGTATCAGCAGGCTTCCGGCTGGATCAAGCATTCCTGCCCGTACGCGGTGAAAACCGGCAGCGGCGAAAACGATATCCGCAAAGAAGTCCATACGATAGGCGAAGCGCTCGGATTGTTGCCCGATCCGCGCAATTACTGCATTTTCCGCGAACAGCGCAGCGGCCTTTGGTTTATCCGTTCGGCGCTCGACATTTGCAGCAACGGGCTGTACGTGCATTTGGACGGATTCGAGTCGCAGGTTCTGATGGATATTTCACAAGTGAGCGACGATGAAACGGGTAAATACCGCATACTGTGCGACACGCTCGGCGGAAGGGGCGTTGCCGATATGGAAACGGCGCTGCGTGAAATATTCCTGAAAGATCTGTACAAGGCGTTTACCGACGCGGCGACATCCGAATTCTTTGAAGCAATCCACTTATCGTGTCTGCCCGCGACGCATCTGAAAGCGCGGAAACTGACCGCGCCTGCACTGAAAGACGTACTTGAAACGCTCAAACCGTCCGCGCTCGTATGGTTTGAAACGCTCGACGCGTTTATTCACGGCAATTACGGCGCGTCCGCGGTACTCGGCGGAAGGGATTGCGGCAAAAAAATTCCGGCTGAAAAAATCTGGAAAAACGTTGAAAAACGCCTGACTGCAATCGTCCGGACGGCGGAGATCGCGCAAAAAACGGCAGCCGCGCAAAAAGCCGCGGTAAAAAAAGAGGCTCTCCTAAAAGAAAACGCTCAAGACGACGCGGCACGCAAGAGCGACACGGCGTTTACGGTTTCCCTGTACGAAGGAATGCTCGAACGGCCCGCCTGCCCCGAAATGCTGGCCGCATTCGCGCTGCTGTACGCGGCAAAAGACGTACTGGGCAGCAAAGCCACCGCCGGCAGCGCGGCGGATCTTATCGAGTTATGGGGACTGGAACGCAAGCTGCAGGATCTGCTGATGAACGAAAACGTTCCCGCAGCCGACTCGTTCGTTCCGCTTAAAACGATTCTTTCCGTGCTGCGCGTATGCGACATCGCGGCGGCCGTACCGCTGAACGAAGCGGGAGAAGCGACGCCGAAAGCAATCAAAGCGGCGGCGGGAACGGTTGCGGATCACATCGTACACGGTAAGTACGCGCCGCTCACCGCAGGGACGAACAGCTTCGACAACGTGCTGTGGTTCAACGCGGAGCGCATGACGGATACCGTCTGGTATGCAATCTCCGTTCCCGCGTTTTTTGCCGCCGGCGACGTTTCCGTATCGCTTCTGGCGAAACTGTCCGCACTGCTGAGCGGTGCACAGGTAAAAGCCGAATACCGCGCGGCGGCGTTTACGGAACTGCTGCCGCTGCCGGAAAAAGCACGGGGAGCAAAAAAAACCGCCGGGAACGGAAGCAAAATCACCGGTCGTCCGGCGCGCACGGGTACCGCAAAATCCGACGCGCCGTCCTCCCCGGCAAAAAAACCGAAAAAATAA
- a CDS encoding pyridoxal-phosphate dependent enzyme: protein MQFVSTRDRKNVVSFSQAITDCMAPDGGLYVPAYADNLGPWVYYLNDKTSFASLAGSLTSALIKEEFSPIISEAIATGAFPFSPGFRRLDDSLYQLELFTGPTGSHKDFGVSYLAACLEYTLLMQDKNAIVVAVTDGEIGASVVQAMRGKKHLKAVLLYVKGTMRGFNESDCVWNGGNVYPVEVDGTVEECNRLVGAVFADREAVSSYGLTLVNTANIGRLLPQTFFYMYAFSRLKKKVFGDIFYALAPGNYGNLAAGLYGWKFSLPVNGFITECTPSLTVDPFNRCEVLDAVVPLENRGPADPASPSNLERLEEVFFTNPAVLKGMVFPVPVSQTEREAACKELFMKYGEFADGETSGAYAAAKNHIDAFHTDDSTVVLVARDHPAFHVDRIRRCCGEAPEIPAHIAALLEPVTPVKRIPPELSHVIRICAELKG from the coding sequence ATGCAGTTCGTCAGTACCCGTGACCGCAAAAACGTCGTGAGTTTCTCTCAGGCGATTACCGACTGTATGGCTCCCGACGGCGGTTTGTACGTGCCCGCGTACGCGGATAATTTGGGGCCGTGGGTCTATTATTTGAACGACAAAACGTCTTTTGCTTCTCTCGCAGGTTCTCTTACCTCCGCTCTTATAAAGGAAGAATTCAGCCCGATCATATCGGAAGCGATTGCGACCGGCGCGTTTCCGTTCAGTCCCGGATTCCGCCGGCTCGACGATTCTCTGTATCAGCTTGAACTGTTTACCGGCCCGACCGGTTCGCATAAGGATTTCGGCGTGTCGTATTTGGCGGCCTGCTTGGAATACACGCTGCTGATGCAGGATAAAAACGCGATCGTGGTCGCCGTTACCGACGGAGAAATCGGCGCCAGCGTCGTACAGGCGATGCGCGGTAAAAAACATCTGAAAGCCGTTTTGCTGTACGTTAAGGGTACGATGCGCGGATTCAATGAGAGCGACTGCGTCTGGAACGGCGGAAACGTATATCCGGTCGAAGTGGACGGGACGGTTGAAGAATGTAATCGGCTCGTCGGAGCCGTTTTTGCCGACCGCGAAGCGGTTTCGTCGTACGGGCTTACGTTGGTGAACACGGCGAATATCGGCCGATTGCTGCCGCAGACGTTTTTTTATATGTACGCGTTTTCACGGCTTAAAAAAAAGGTGTTCGGAGATATTTTTTACGCACTCGCGCCGGGCAATTACGGTAATCTTGCAGCCGGCTTGTACGGCTGGAAGTTCTCGCTGCCGGTGAACGGTTTTATCACCGAATGCACGCCGTCTTTGACCGTTGATCCGTTCAATCGGTGCGAAGTGCTGGACGCGGTCGTTCCGCTTGAAAACCGCGGACCGGCGGATCCGGCCAGTCCCTCGAATCTTGAGCGGCTGGAGGAAGTATTTTTTACGAACCCTGCCGTGCTGAAAGGCATGGTCTTTCCCGTTCCCGTTTCTCAGACGGAGCGCGAAGCCGCCTGCAAAGAACTTTTCATGAAATACGGTGAATTCGCGGACGGCGAAACGTCCGGCGCGTATGCGGCGGCGAAAAACCATATCGACGCGTTCCATACGGACGACAGTACGGTGGTGCTCGTTGCGCGCGATCATCCGGCGTTTCACGTTGACCGAATCCGCCGCTGCTGCGGAGAAGCTCCCGAAATTCCGGCGCATATCGCCGCCCTTTTGGAACCGGTAACGCCGGTAAAGCGGATTCCGCCGGAGCTTTCGCACGTAATAAGGATATGTGCGGAATTGAAAGGCTGA